One Paraburkholderia dioscoreae DNA segment encodes these proteins:
- a CDS encoding sugar ABC transporter ATP-binding protein produces MSLAIRFDDIRKDFGPVRVLHGVSFELAPGRIYGLLGENGAGKSTLMKILAGYETATSGSLLIDGQPQQFTGSRDAEAQGIVLIHQEFNLAEHLTIAQNMYLGHEKKRGWFVDDAAMNTEAARYLAQVGLEKAPDTRVRELIVAEKQMVEIAKALSRRARLLIMDEPTATLTPSETERLFTLMAKLKADGVTIIYISHKLDEVERITDEVIVMRDGGFVARGETAGLSRQQMANLMVGRDVSDMFPEKITVPADAPVALKVQGLVVPDWVEDLSFDVRAGEVLGFAGLVGAGRTEAFEAIIGLRKRTAGRIEIAGRPADLKSPRDAMHHGLTYLSEDRKGKGLHVNLSLQDNVTLMTLERYAHPLLDMKAGRAALTKAVSEFGIRTGDLSSRARMLSGGNQQKLALAKYLQPEPDVIVLDEPTRGVDVGAKRDIYFLIHRLAAQGRAVIVISSELIELIGLCHRVAVMRAGRLQATLTLEHLTEEELIAHATGTH; encoded by the coding sequence ATGAGTCTCGCGATCCGTTTCGACGATATCCGCAAAGACTTCGGGCCCGTGCGCGTGCTGCACGGCGTGAGTTTCGAACTGGCGCCGGGACGCATCTACGGTCTGCTCGGCGAGAACGGCGCGGGCAAATCGACGCTGATGAAAATCCTCGCCGGCTATGAAACCGCCACGTCGGGCAGCTTGCTGATCGACGGCCAGCCGCAGCAGTTCACCGGTTCGCGCGATGCCGAAGCGCAGGGCATCGTGCTGATTCACCAGGAGTTCAATCTCGCCGAGCATCTGACGATCGCGCAGAACATGTACCTCGGCCATGAAAAGAAGCGCGGCTGGTTCGTCGACGATGCGGCGATGAACACCGAGGCCGCCCGTTATCTCGCGCAGGTCGGTCTGGAGAAAGCGCCGGACACCCGGGTGCGCGAACTGATCGTCGCGGAAAAGCAGATGGTGGAGATCGCCAAGGCGCTGTCGCGCCGCGCGCGCCTGCTCATCATGGACGAGCCGACGGCGACGCTCACGCCGTCCGAAACCGAACGCCTTTTCACGCTGATGGCGAAGCTGAAGGCCGACGGCGTGACCATCATCTACATTTCGCACAAGCTCGACGAAGTGGAGCGCATTACCGACGAAGTGATCGTGATGCGCGACGGCGGTTTCGTCGCCCGCGGCGAAACCGCCGGACTTTCGCGGCAGCAGATGGCGAACCTGATGGTTGGGCGCGACGTGTCCGACATGTTCCCCGAGAAAATCACCGTGCCCGCCGACGCGCCGGTCGCGCTGAAGGTGCAAGGCCTCGTCGTGCCGGACTGGGTGGAGGACCTGAGCTTCGACGTGCGCGCCGGCGAAGTGCTCGGTTTCGCGGGACTGGTGGGCGCGGGCCGCACCGAGGCGTTCGAAGCGATCATCGGCCTGCGCAAACGCACGGCGGGCCGCATCGAGATCGCCGGCCGTCCCGCCGATCTGAAAAGCCCGCGCGACGCGATGCACCACGGCCTCACCTATCTCAGCGAGGATCGCAAGGGCAAAGGCCTGCACGTGAACCTGAGCCTGCAGGACAACGTCACGCTGATGACGCTCGAACGCTACGCGCATCCGCTGCTCGACATGAAAGCGGGGCGTGCCGCGTTGACCAAAGCCGTGAGCGAATTCGGCATTCGCACCGGCGATCTGTCGAGCCGTGCGCGCATGCTCTCCGGCGGCAATCAGCAGAAGCTCGCGCTCGCCAAGTATCTGCAGCCGGAGCCCGATGTGATCGTGCTCGACGAGCCGACTCGCGGCGTGGATGTCGGCGCGAAACGCGACATCTATTTCCTGATTCATCGTCTCGCCGCGCAGGGCCGCGCGGTGATCGTCATTTCATCCGAACTGATCGAGCTGATCGGCTTGTGTCACCGCGTCGCCGTGATGCGCGCGGGACGCCTGCAAGCCACGCTGACGCTCGAGCATCTGACCGAAGAGGAGTTGATCGCCCATGCGACCGGCACCCACTGA
- the urtA gene encoding urea ABC transporter substrate-binding protein, giving the protein MKRRSLLKFGSMSGALALAGQVPFAQAQSGSGPIKVGVLHSLSGTMAISETSLKDTALMTISDINKNGGVMGRQLEPVVVDPASNWPLFAEKARQLITQDKCAVVFGCWTSVSRKSVLPVFEELNGLLFYPVQYEGEEMSRNVFYTGAAPNQQAIPATEYLMSAEGGGAKRFFLLGTDYVYPRTTNKILRAFLKSKGVQEADIQEVYTPFGHSDYQTIVANIKTFSQGGKTAVISTVNGDSNVPFYKELGNQGLKASDVPVVAFSVGEEELRGIDTKPLVGNLAAWNYFMSLRNPANEKFKKQWAAWVAQNNLPGGTKRVTNDPMEATFVGIHMWKQAVEKAKSTDVDKVRVAMIGQTFAAPSGFTLEMDGNHHLHKPVMIGEVRADGQFNVVWRTKTAIRAQPWSPYIAGNSSKPDVVSSIPAFLKRSRVA; this is encoded by the coding sequence ATGAAACGTCGCAGTCTGTTGAAGTTCGGCTCAATGTCGGGCGCGCTGGCGCTTGCTGGTCAGGTTCCGTTTGCACAGGCGCAGTCGGGCAGCGGTCCGATCAAGGTGGGCGTTCTGCATTCGCTGTCGGGCACGATGGCGATCTCGGAGACCTCGCTCAAGGACACCGCGTTGATGACCATTTCGGACATCAACAAGAACGGCGGCGTGATGGGCCGTCAACTGGAGCCAGTGGTGGTCGATCCGGCGTCGAACTGGCCGCTCTTCGCCGAAAAAGCGCGTCAGCTGATCACGCAGGACAAGTGCGCCGTGGTGTTCGGCTGCTGGACCTCGGTGTCGCGCAAATCGGTGCTGCCGGTGTTCGAGGAACTGAACGGCCTGCTGTTCTACCCGGTGCAGTACGAAGGCGAAGAAATGTCGCGCAACGTGTTCTACACGGGCGCAGCGCCGAATCAACAGGCGATTCCGGCGACCGAATATCTGATGAGCGCAGAAGGCGGCGGCGCCAAGCGCTTCTTCCTGCTGGGCACCGACTATGTGTACCCCCGCACGACCAACAAGATTCTGCGCGCGTTCCTCAAGTCTAAAGGCGTCCAGGAAGCCGATATTCAGGAGGTCTATACGCCGTTCGGCCATAGCGACTACCAGACCATCGTCGCGAACATCAAGACTTTCTCGCAAGGCGGCAAGACCGCGGTGATCTCGACGGTGAACGGCGATTCGAACGTGCCGTTCTACAAGGAACTGGGCAATCAGGGGCTGAAGGCGTCGGACGTGCCGGTGGTCGCCTTCTCGGTCGGCGAGGAAGAATTGCGCGGTATCGATACGAAGCCGCTGGTCGGCAACCTGGCGGCATGGAACTACTTCATGTCGCTGCGCAACCCGGCCAACGAAAAGTTCAAGAAGCAGTGGGCCGCCTGGGTCGCGCAGAACAACCTGCCGGGCGGCACCAAGCGCGTGACCAACGACCCGATGGAAGCGACCTTCGTGGGCATCCATATGTGGAAGCAGGCAGTCGAGAAGGCCAAGAGCACGGACGTGGACAAGGTGCGCGTAGCGATGATCGGCCAGACGTTCGCGGCGCCGTCGGGCTTCACGCTCGAAATGGACGGCAATCACCACCTGCACAAGCCGGTGATGATCGGCGAAGTGCGCGCCGACGGCCAGTTCAACGTGGTGTGGCGGACCAAGACCGCGATTCGCGCGCAGCCGTGGAGCCCGTACATTGCCGGCAATTCGAGCAAGCCGGACGTGGTCAGCTCGATCCCGGCGTTCCTGAAGCGCTCGCGCGTCGCCTGA
- a CDS encoding DUF3443 domain-containing protein has product MKKHNMNTSKKTLWLAAAIAGIALSACGGGGNASGNQGGNSIGWNASPDWISPPGGSGSSSNSSNSGNSTPPATGDNTVPVRVDASTGNVNRLFASVTVCAPGAPGAQDAGQCVTVDKMLIDTGSTGVRIAARVLPTLAPLLLTQAGAVDDPVGSAPIVECMPFASGFTWGSVKRADITIGSKTASNIPIQLYSDGAFSTPDDCVAHGGGDLGAALEGSGINGILGIDNFTSDSADAITTAIPGNYYYCPSQNRCISTRMQASQEVMNPVAGFARDNNGTVIRLPAVPAAGQANVSGLLVFGIGTQPNNALPANATVVAVDKYGTFTTQYQGRVFNRSAIDSGTMSYAFPDTTIPVSAAGLYTPTSTLNLTATIDPTNGKSAPLQMPFSVGNATSLMAGGYAAFNNIGQYFSSSHNNMFLWGLPFFYGRDVYTVIGNAKIGNETGPFVAF; this is encoded by the coding sequence ATGAAAAAACACAACATGAACACATCGAAGAAGACGCTCTGGCTCGCGGCGGCCATTGCGGGAATTGCGCTTTCCGCATGCGGCGGCGGCGGAAACGCAAGCGGCAATCAGGGCGGCAACTCGATTGGCTGGAACGCCTCGCCTGACTGGATCAGCCCGCCCGGCGGCTCCGGCAGTTCAAGCAACTCCAGTAACTCGGGCAATTCAACGCCGCCGGCTACCGGCGACAACACGGTGCCGGTTCGCGTCGATGCATCGACGGGCAACGTCAACCGGCTTTTCGCATCGGTCACGGTCTGCGCGCCGGGGGCGCCGGGCGCACAGGACGCGGGCCAGTGCGTCACGGTCGACAAGATGCTGATCGATACCGGCTCAACGGGCGTGCGCATCGCAGCCCGCGTCCTACCCACGCTGGCGCCTCTGTTGCTCACGCAAGCCGGCGCAGTCGACGATCCGGTCGGCTCGGCGCCGATTGTCGAATGCATGCCGTTTGCTTCGGGTTTCACGTGGGGTTCGGTCAAACGCGCGGACATCACGATCGGCAGCAAGACGGCGAGCAATATTCCGATCCAGTTGTATTCCGACGGCGCGTTCTCCACGCCTGACGATTGCGTTGCACACGGCGGCGGAGACCTGGGCGCCGCTCTGGAAGGCTCGGGCATTAACGGCATTCTCGGCATCGACAACTTCACGAGCGATTCCGCGGACGCCATAACCACCGCGATCCCCGGCAACTACTACTATTGTCCGTCGCAAAACCGTTGCATCAGCACGCGCATGCAGGCAAGCCAGGAAGTCATGAACCCGGTTGCCGGATTCGCCAGGGACAACAACGGCACGGTCATCCGCCTGCCCGCTGTGCCGGCCGCCGGCCAGGCAAACGTTTCGGGCCTGTTGGTGTTCGGCATCGGCACGCAACCGAACAATGCGTTGCCGGCCAATGCTACCGTCGTTGCAGTGGACAAATACGGCACGTTCACGACGCAGTACCAAGGGCGTGTGTTCAACCGCAGCGCGATCGACAGCGGCACCATGAGCTACGCTTTCCCGGATACCACGATTCCCGTCTCCGCCGCCGGCTTATATACGCCGACGAGCACGTTGAATCTGACCGCGACGATCGACCCCACCAACGGAAAAAGCGCGCCGCTGCAGATGCCATTCTCCGTCGGCAACGCCACCAGCCTCATGGCAGGCGGTTACGCCGCGTTCAACAACATCGGCCAGTACTTCTCGAGCAGCCACAACAATATGTTCCTGTGGGGGCTGCCGTTCTTCTATGGCCGCGACGTCTACACCGTGATTGGAAACGCGAAGATCGGCAACGAGACCGGACCGTTCGTTGCGTTCTGA
- a CDS encoding rhodanese-like domain-containing protein, which produces MQNLTAPALAEWLADTSRPAPVLLDVREPWEIQTAAIAGAVSIPMREIPARSEELDDDAQIVCVCHHGARSAQVAMFLESRGHTNVFNLQGGIDAWSRQVDPSVPTY; this is translated from the coding sequence ATGCAAAACCTGACCGCTCCGGCGCTCGCCGAATGGCTCGCCGACACTTCGCGTCCCGCGCCCGTCCTGCTCGACGTGCGCGAGCCGTGGGAAATTCAGACGGCGGCCATCGCCGGCGCCGTGTCGATCCCGATGCGTGAGATTCCCGCGCGCAGCGAAGAACTCGACGACGACGCACAAATCGTTTGTGTGTGCCACCACGGCGCGCGCAGCGCTCAGGTCGCGATGTTCCTCGAGTCGCGCGGCCACACCAACGTGTTCAATCTGCAAGGCGGAATCGACGCATGGTCGCGTCAGGTCGATCCGTCGGTGCCGACCTACTGA
- a CDS encoding LacI family DNA-binding transcriptional regulator: MSRSSSRKAPAAVPVAHPQPGVKPLRGAADGMSIAGVAEQAGVSVATVSRVLNGHENVRPATRDKVLAAIDASGYRVNELARNLRTAESRLLLTMVPDVGNPFYAEIVRGIDSVARQHGYFMLLCDTGADPGRERSYFDLLRRRRADGAICLDPATIQQALGEASGALPWVACCEFDPAMGVPYVGIDNYRAAGDAVRHLLARGHRRIGLINSDVDYLYARQRQQGYLDALTEAGITPDERWRMNLNSLDYEAGASAAATLMNQPQAPGAIFAVSDTLAIGVIHGLRSVGKRVPDDIAVVGFDDISLAAQIDPPLTTIAQPMRELGETAARLLLQRLANPLANVPGVLLPHRLVIRGSA; this comes from the coding sequence TTGTCCAGATCGTCGTCCAGGAAGGCTCCGGCAGCGGTGCCCGTGGCGCATCCCCAGCCCGGCGTCAAGCCGTTGCGCGGCGCGGCCGACGGCATGTCGATTGCCGGTGTGGCCGAGCAGGCGGGCGTTTCGGTGGCCACCGTGTCGCGCGTGCTGAACGGCCACGAGAACGTGCGGCCCGCCACGCGCGACAAGGTGCTCGCCGCGATCGACGCCAGCGGCTACCGCGTCAACGAACTCGCGCGCAACCTGCGCACGGCGGAGAGCCGCCTGCTGCTGACCATGGTTCCGGACGTGGGCAACCCGTTTTACGCGGAGATCGTGCGCGGCATCGACAGCGTCGCGCGTCAGCACGGCTATTTCATGTTGCTGTGCGACACGGGCGCCGATCCAGGCCGTGAGCGCAGCTACTTCGATCTGCTGCGCCGCCGCCGCGCGGACGGCGCGATCTGTCTCGATCCGGCCACCATCCAGCAGGCGCTCGGCGAGGCCTCGGGTGCGCTGCCGTGGGTTGCGTGCTGCGAATTCGACCCGGCCATGGGCGTGCCGTACGTGGGGATCGACAACTACCGGGCCGCCGGCGACGCCGTCAGGCACCTGCTCGCGCGCGGGCACCGCCGCATCGGCCTGATCAATTCCGATGTCGATTACCTGTATGCGCGCCAGCGTCAGCAAGGCTATCTGGATGCGCTGACCGAAGCGGGCATCACGCCGGACGAACGCTGGCGCATGAACCTGAACAGCCTCGATTACGAAGCGGGCGCCTCGGCCGCGGCCACGCTAATGAATCAGCCGCAGGCGCCAGGCGCGATCTTCGCGGTTTCGGACACGCTCGCGATCGGCGTGATCCACGGCTTGCGCAGTGTCGGCAAGCGCGTGCCCGACGATATCGCGGTGGTCGGCTTCGACGATATTTCGCTTGCCGCGCAGATCGATCCGCCGCTCACCACCATCGCTCAGCCCATGCGCGAGCTGGGCGAAACCGCCGCGCGCCTGTTGCTGCAGCGGCTCGCCAATCCGTTGGCGAACGTGCCGGGCGTGCTGTTGCCGCATCGGCTCGTGATTCGCGGGAGCGCCTGA
- a CDS encoding DUF3443 domain-containing protein, with protein MPSPVPTPTPTPTPTPSPSPSPSPSPSPSPSPSPVPTPSPVPTPTPSPAPTPTPSPSPTPTPTPTPSPTPTPTPTPEANTVPITIERWSGDYANQPYVTVTLCIPGVQGANQCATIDHMLVDTGSAGVRVLASALGPALAGHLPAQTGATDDPTSGAPIAQCAQFASGYAWGPIRRADVTIGAKAAGNLPIQVIGDSAYATPADCASVGLGNIGTVTELGANGVVGIGSAVRDFPLAAQYALSATYYYCPSTGSCKSTRVPLDTQVMNPVASFTSDNNGTIIRLPALPAGGQASATGELVFGIGTQQNNRLPSNANVIALDSNGFFTTTYKGASFVRGVMDSGSNTNTFQDRAIPFDSWGRYTPPTTLSLSAILKSGSGTTASATVPFQVANTANLMNGPYAAHDDLAVYTSLSSYFIWGLPFFFGRDVYTALNGARIGAQTGPFVAF; from the coding sequence ATGCCGAGTCCAGTTCCGACTCCGACTCCGACTCCGACTCCGACTCCAAGTCCAAGTCCAAGTCCAAGTCCAAGTCCAAGTCCAAGTCCAAGTCCAAGTCCGGTTCCAACGCCGAGTCCGGTTCCGACTCCGACTCCAAGCCCGGCGCCAACTCCGACTCCGAGTCCGAGCCCCACTCCGACTCCGACTCCGACTCCGAGCCCAACACCAACACCAACACCCACCCCCGAAGCCAACACCGTCCCAATCACCATCGAACGTTGGTCCGGCGACTACGCCAACCAGCCATACGTAACCGTCACGCTCTGCATCCCCGGTGTGCAGGGCGCAAACCAATGCGCAACGATCGACCACATGCTGGTCGACACGGGCTCGGCCGGCGTACGCGTGCTGGCGAGCGCGCTCGGTCCGGCGCTCGCGGGCCACTTGCCGGCGCAAACCGGCGCCACCGACGATCCCACCAGCGGAGCGCCGATTGCCCAATGCGCGCAGTTCGCGTCGGGTTACGCGTGGGGGCCGATCCGGCGCGCCGACGTGACGATCGGCGCCAAGGCGGCAGGCAACCTGCCGATCCAGGTCATCGGCGATAGCGCGTATGCCACGCCTGCCGACTGCGCGTCGGTGGGTCTCGGGAACATCGGCACCGTGACCGAACTCGGCGCCAACGGCGTGGTCGGCATCGGTTCCGCGGTGCGCGACTTTCCGCTCGCGGCCCAATACGCGTTGTCGGCGACTTACTACTATTGCCCGTCCACCGGCTCGTGCAAGAGCACACGCGTCCCGCTCGACACGCAGGTCATGAATCCGGTCGCCAGCTTCACTTCGGACAACAATGGCACGATCATCCGCCTGCCCGCCTTGCCGGCGGGCGGTCAGGCAAGCGCCACGGGCGAACTGGTGTTCGGCATCGGCACGCAGCAGAACAACAGGCTGCCGTCGAACGCCAACGTCATTGCGCTCGACAGCAACGGCTTCTTTACGACCACGTACAAGGGTGCGTCGTTCGTCAGAGGCGTGATGGACAGCGGCTCGAACACGAACACGTTCCAGGATCGCGCGATCCCGTTCGACTCGTGGGGACGTTACACGCCGCCGACCACGCTCAGCCTGTCCGCGATACTCAAATCCGGCAGCGGAACAACGGCGTCCGCGACCGTGCCATTCCAGGTAGCCAATACAGCCAACCTGATGAACGGCCCATACGCCGCGCATGACGATCTGGCCGTCTATACGTCGCTCTCCAGCTACTTCATCTGGGGCCTGCCGTTCTTCTTCGGCCGCGACGTGTACACCGCCTTGAACGGCGCCAGGATCGGCGCGCAAACCGGCCCCTTCGTCGCGTTCTGA
- a CDS encoding protein-L-isoaspartate O-methyltransferase family protein, producing the protein MNIEQARFNMIEQQIRPWEVLDQDVLNLLSIVKRENFVPAVYRDLAFVDFEVPLPAGQHMLAPRVEARVLQELAVKKHESVLEIGAGSGYMAALLAHRAQHVLTVDIEPELAELAKTNLIANGVLNAEVATGDASRGWPAAAPYDVICVSGGLPVLPQEMLDHLKIGGRLAAFVGTAPVMKAQIITRIDEKQYRIADVFETYVEPLINAVQPSRFKF; encoded by the coding sequence ATGAACATCGAGCAAGCGCGTTTCAACATGATCGAACAGCAGATCCGCCCCTGGGAAGTGCTCGACCAGGACGTGCTGAATCTGTTGTCGATCGTCAAGCGTGAAAACTTCGTCCCCGCCGTCTATCGCGACCTGGCCTTCGTCGACTTCGAAGTGCCGCTGCCGGCCGGCCAGCACATGCTGGCGCCGCGCGTCGAAGCGCGCGTGCTGCAGGAACTGGCGGTGAAGAAACACGAAAGCGTGCTCGAAATCGGCGCGGGCTCGGGTTACATGGCCGCGTTGCTCGCGCACCGCGCGCAGCACGTGCTGACGGTCGACATCGAACCGGAACTGGCGGAACTGGCAAAAACCAACCTGATCGCCAATGGCGTGCTGAACGCCGAAGTCGCCACCGGCGACGCTTCCCGCGGCTGGCCCGCCGCCGCGCCGTACGACGTGATCTGCGTGTCGGGCGGCCTGCCGGTGCTGCCGCAGGAAATGCTCGATCACCTGAAGATCGGCGGCCGTCTGGCGGCGTTCGTCGGCACCGCGCCGGTCATGAAGGCGCAGATCATCACGCGTATCGACGAAAAGCAGTACCGCATTGCCGACGTGTTCGAAACGTATGTCGAGCCGCTCATCAACGCCGTGCAGCCGTCGCGTTTCAAGTTCTGA
- the urtB gene encoding urea ABC transporter permease subunit UrtB, protein MASSFLISTRRFAQRFARRLAPRIGGMALVLFAGAPLAAFALSPADVAPLAGDDFDAKSAAIDKLIANHDKESMAVLKALSEDSALATDSGAVLLQDGDTAKDAVTGKTVAAGDAQPVTLNNLLRSKVAGALSGLQLDSPDRATREAAITSLLQNPDPSIKPLVDAARAKETDPALKKRLDTLWAMTALHDTDPAKRLEAVQLVAARHDLDMNELLRPLVAKKPDGTFVEADDRVRAAAQSGIDELDAIQRRSQIAGTLFAGLSLGSVLLLAALGLAITYGLIGVINMAHGEFLMIGAYATYVVQNLFQRFAPGAFDWYPLLAVPASFAAAGLVGIVLERLVLKHLYGRPLETLLTTFGVSLILIQATRMLFGAQNVQVVNPAWMSGGVTVLPNLILPYNRLAILAFSLIVVGIAWAVLTKTRLGLFVRAVTQNRRMAACVGVKTARVDSYAFAFGAGIAGLGGCALSQIGNVGPDLGQSYIIDSFMAVVLGGVGQLAGTVIGGFGLGLVSKAIEPFWGAVLAKIAVLVLIVLFIQKRPQGMFALKGRSAEA, encoded by the coding sequence ATGGCGTCCTCATTCCTGATATCCACACGACGGTTCGCACAACGATTCGCACGACGACTGGCACCGCGCATCGGCGGCATGGCGCTCGTGCTCTTCGCCGGCGCGCCGCTGGCGGCCTTCGCACTGAGTCCCGCCGATGTGGCGCCGCTTGCCGGCGACGACTTCGATGCGAAATCCGCGGCCATCGACAAACTGATCGCCAATCACGACAAGGAGTCGATGGCGGTGCTCAAGGCCCTGTCCGAAGACAGCGCGCTCGCCACCGATTCGGGCGCCGTGCTGCTGCAGGACGGCGACACCGCGAAGGACGCGGTGACTGGCAAAACCGTCGCCGCGGGCGATGCCCAGCCGGTCACCCTAAACAATCTGCTGCGCTCGAAAGTGGCCGGCGCGCTGTCCGGCCTGCAACTCGATTCGCCGGACAGGGCGACGCGTGAAGCCGCGATCACCTCGCTGCTGCAGAACCCGGATCCGTCGATCAAACCGCTCGTCGATGCAGCCCGCGCAAAGGAAACCGATCCGGCGTTGAAGAAGCGCCTCGACACGCTGTGGGCCATGACCGCCCTGCACGACACCGACCCGGCCAAACGCCTCGAAGCCGTGCAACTGGTCGCCGCGCGGCACGACCTCGACATGAACGAACTGCTGCGTCCACTCGTCGCGAAAAAGCCGGACGGCACCTTCGTGGAAGCCGACGACCGCGTGCGCGCCGCCGCGCAAAGCGGCATCGACGAACTCGATGCGATCCAGCGCCGCAGCCAGATCGCCGGCACGCTGTTCGCGGGTCTGTCGCTCGGCAGCGTGCTGCTGCTCGCCGCGCTGGGCCTTGCCATCACCTACGGGCTGATCGGCGTGATCAACATGGCGCACGGCGAATTCCTGATGATCGGCGCGTACGCCACCTATGTGGTTCAGAACCTCTTTCAGCGCTTCGCACCCGGTGCGTTCGACTGGTATCCGCTGCTGGCGGTGCCGGCGTCGTTCGCGGCGGCGGGCCTCGTAGGCATCGTGCTCGAACGGCTGGTGCTGAAGCATCTGTATGGCCGCCCGCTCGAGACGCTGCTGACCACCTTCGGCGTGAGCCTGATTCTGATTCAGGCGACGCGCATGCTGTTCGGCGCGCAGAACGTGCAGGTGGTCAACCCGGCGTGGATGAGCGGCGGCGTGACGGTGCTGCCCAATCTGATCCTGCCGTACAACCGGCTGGCGATTCTCGCGTTCTCGCTGATCGTGGTCGGCATTGCATGGGCCGTGCTCACCAAGACGCGTCTCGGTCTCTTCGTGCGCGCCGTCACGCAGAACCGGCGCATGGCGGCCTGTGTCGGCGTGAAGACTGCAAGGGTCGATTCGTATGCGTTCGCGTTCGGCGCGGGCATCGCCGGGCTGGGCGGTTGTGCGCTCTCGCAGATCGGCAATGTCGGACCGGACCTCGGCCAGAGCTACATCATCGATTCGTTCATGGCCGTGGTGCTGGGCGGCGTCGGTCAACTGGCCGGCACGGTGATCGGCGGCTTCGGCCTCGGACTCGTCAGCAAGGCGATCGAACCGTTCTGGGGCGCGGTGCTCGCCAAGATCGCGGTGCTCGTGCTGATCGTGTTGTTCATCCAGAAGCGTCCGCAGGGCATGTTCGCCCTCAAGGGCCGTAGCGCGGAGGCATGA
- a CDS encoding DUF2844 domain-containing protein, with amino-acid sequence MRFSKIAMLAATLLPLSSYATLGGAPGAGTSSPAILRAVSPSAVATPVQPANAAPYSLHQSIDANGVTLREYVLPGNVVFAVSWDGPIRPDMTALLGSYFPNFVNAAQSHARGTGPLVGGNDDFRIESSGRLGRFSGMAWLPRLMPAGVRPGDLQ; translated from the coding sequence ATGAGATTTTCGAAGATCGCGATGCTGGCCGCAACCTTGTTGCCGCTTTCGTCGTATGCAACGCTGGGGGGCGCACCGGGCGCGGGCACATCCTCTCCGGCCATACTGCGCGCCGTATCGCCATCCGCCGTCGCGACACCCGTTCAGCCGGCGAACGCAGCGCCCTACTCCCTGCACCAGTCGATCGACGCCAACGGCGTCACCCTTCGCGAATACGTACTGCCCGGCAATGTCGTGTTCGCGGTCTCGTGGGATGGGCCGATCCGTCCTGATATGACTGCGCTGCTCGGCAGCTATTTCCCCAACTTCGTCAACGCCGCGCAAAGCCACGCGCGCGGCACGGGGCCGCTGGTCGGCGGCAACGACGATTTCCGCATCGAGTCCTCAGGCCGATTGGGACGCTTCAGCGGCATGGCCTGGCTGCCTCGCCTGATGCCCGCCGGCGTACGTCCGGGCGATCTGCAATAA
- a CDS encoding DUF2844 domain-containing protein — protein sequence MNFAKVALAAAALVPLASYAALGGAPVAGSAPQPLLRAATSNAASTAVAYTVRMSRDANGVTVREYVLPANVVFAVTWDGPVRPDMSALLGSYFPNAVAASAARARGTGPLIERNGDFQIESAGAPGHASGKAFLPRLVPANVRVEDLQ from the coding sequence ATGAATTTTGCGAAGGTCGCGCTGGCCGCTGCGGCATTGGTGCCGCTCGCGTCATATGCGGCGTTGGGCGGTGCGCCGGTTGCTGGCTCGGCGCCGCAACCGTTGCTCCGCGCGGCAACCTCTAACGCCGCTTCCACTGCCGTGGCTTACACCGTGCGCATGTCGCGTGACGCCAATGGCGTGACAGTGCGCGAATACGTGCTGCCGGCGAACGTCGTATTTGCTGTCACGTGGGACGGACCGGTACGGCCGGATATGAGCGCGCTGCTCGGCAGCTATTTCCCCAACGCGGTTGCTGCCAGCGCGGCGCGGGCTCGCGGCACGGGTCCGTTGATCGAGCGCAACGGCGACTTCCAGATCGAGTCGGCAGGCGCACCGGGGCACGCCTCCGGCAAAGCGTTCCTGCCGCGCCTCGTCCCCGCGAATGTTCGCGTGGAAGATCTGCAATGA